One part of the Syngnathus acus chromosome 17, fSynAcu1.2, whole genome shotgun sequence genome encodes these proteins:
- the LOC119136844 gene encoding uncharacterized protein LOC119136844, with translation MVPMCSSSQQEDESIQERHVSVSDILKCWRAGAPQEAVLKATEKELFHKDQLAFKTREQYEGAVCHTATKTGNGPRLLGHRRESGEVREPLSKKSTDSQNEGAQSSNDFNESQENDRRLHENASGSVSYELPLGTPRVERKLNESVWSVESIGPFIPSKEWIMQNMPESQMVAEIAEEPEDGLSKQYDSILGNCDGNQSLNPPTPDSAPMSGGCLIYSTPAQKTNPPQTPRRNSAQSPESPKEHPGMNPTENEPLTCLQSDITPSGESGSPDLAANQNPNQNACNDVQQVKIPCIADQRETPSSSLENIPSTTKCTLNNTEAVKSVPEVESSDDLSNHQLCVLLANPRTAEFSPGSMGHCFCIGCHCNKFQESKYPVEELKPNVGSKVKHRAVRKGISMKARIQTKYGPWRNKRLAKYNNHEE, from the exons ATGGTCCCGATGTGTAGCTCTTCACAACAAGAGGATGAGTCTATTCAAGAAAGGCATGTCTCTGTCAGTGATATTTTAAAGTGTTGGAGAGCTGGCGCACCACAGGAGGCAGTACTGAAAGCAACAGAGAAGGAACTTTTTCACAAAGATCAGCTGGCTTTCAAAACTCGTGAGCAATACGAGGGGGCTGTTTGTCATACCGCCACGAAGACGGGGAACGGTCCCAGGCTTCTAGGACACAGAAGAGAAAGTGGAGAAGTCAGGGAGCCTCTTTCCAAAAAGTCAACTGATTCCCAGAATGAAGGTGCACAGTCATCGAATGATTTCAATGAATCCCAAGAAAATGACAGACGCTTACATGAAAATGCTTCTGGGAGTGTCTCTTATGAATTGCCTTTAGGTACTCCCCGAGTCGAAAGGAAATTGAATGAGTCGGTGTGGTCTGTGGAATCTATAGGACCCTTTATCCCTAGTAAGGAATGGATTATGCAAAATATGCCGGAGTCACAGATGGTTGCAGAGATAGCAGAGGAACCTGAAGATGGGTTGTCAAAACAATACGACAGTATTTTAGGTAACTGTGATGGAAACCAGAGCCTAAACCCGCCCACCCCAGATTCTGCGCCAATGTCAGGTGGTTGTCTTATTTACAGTACCCCAGCTCAGAAGACAAACCCACCACAAACTCCAAGAAGGAATTCGGCCCAATCCCCTGAATCTCCAAAAGAGCACCCTGGCATGAATCCTACAGAAAATGAACCTTTGACTTGTTTACAGAGTGATATCACACCCTCTGGTGAAAGTGGGTCTCCTGACCTTGCGGCTAATCAAAACCCAAATCAGAATGCATGTAATGATGTGCAACAGGTGAAAATTCCATGCATTGCTGACCAAAGAGAAACTCCTTCAAGCTCATTAGAAAACATCCCATCAACAACCAAGTGCACACTGAATAATACAGAGGCTGTGAAATCGGTGCCGGAAGTGGAAAGCAGTGATGACCTGAGCAATCATCAACTTTGTGTTCTTCTGGCTAATCCCAGAACAGCTGAATTCTCTCCAGGAAGCATGGGACATTGTTTTTGCATTGGCTGCCATTGCAATAAATTCCAGGAATCCAAATATCCAGTTGAAGAGTTAAAGCCAAATGTGGGATCAAAAGTAAAACATCGAG CTGTGCGGAAAGGGATCTCAATGAAGGCACGAATACAGACGAAATATGGTCCCTGGAGAAACAAACGGCTtg CAAAGTACAACAATCATGAAGAATGA
- the gad3 gene encoding glutamate decarboxylase 1 isoform X1, with product MDFLQLPDSVTSKSTKMYKHPEDSLRENKDTVTDFSDIYCKDLLPTSGGEGMTREFLQEIVNLLINYICKSYHQNSKVLDFHHPHQLKEGLEGFSLDLPEKPDTLEQILVDCHDTLKYGVNTGHPRFFNQLFAGLDVIGIAGEWLTSIANTNMFTYEVSPVFTLMEEVLLKKMYSIVRWSNEEGDGIFSPGGTISNLYSILVARFYFYPEVKTRGMGALPHLALFTSEHSHYSIKKSAAVLGLGIENVFVVKCDERGRMIPEELEASILAAEEKNMVPFYVNATAGTTVYGAFDPLNAIADICQRHTLWMHVDAAWGGCLLLSDRHKTKLQGIERAWSVTWNPHKMMGVPLQCSAILIKKKGLLQKCNELGAPYLFQKDKFYDVSYDTGDKSIQCGRHVDVFKLWLVWKAKGTEGFGAQVNKCLGYAKYLYDLLQRRKDFELVFKTKPEHSNVCFWYIPPSLRSMPQGSDRDKRLHQVAPQIKGRLMEKGSVMIGYQPTSTKVNFFRCIFANPATQHEDIEFLVEEIAQLGHDL from the exons ATGGATTTCTTACAGCTACCGG ACAGTGTCACAAGCAAATCAACCAAAATGTACAAACACCCTGAGGACTCACTcagagaaaacaaagacacTGTGACTGATTTCAGTGACATTTACTGCAAAG ATCTTTTGCCGACTTCAGGGGGAGAAGGGATGACAAGGGAATTTCTGCAGGAAATTGTGAACTTATTaataaattacatttgcaAGTCCTATCACCAAAATTCCAAG GTTTTGGACTTTCACCACCCTCACCAACTCAAAGAAGGACTGGAAGGCTTTAGTCTAGACCTGCCTGAAAAACCAGACACTCTTGAGCAAATATTAGTGGATTGTCACGACACGCTGAAATATGGTGTCAATACAG GCCACCCTCGTTTCTTCAATCAACTGTTCGCAGGTCTGGATGTGATTGGTATTGCTGGTGAATGGTTGACAAGTATAGCCAACACAAACAT GTTTACATATGAGGTGTCTCCAGTCTTCACCCTAATGGAGGAAGTTCTACTGAAGAAGATGTATAGCATTGTAAGATGGTCTAATGAGGAGGGAGATGGGATCTTCTCACCAG GAGGAACAATCTCCAACCTGTACAGTATACTGGTGGCAAGATTTTACTTCTACCCAGAAGTGAAGACAAGAGGAATGGGAGCTCTGCCTCACTTGGCTCTCTTCACTTCCGAACAT AGCCACTATTCAATCAAGAAGTCTGCTGCAGTACTGGGACTGggcattgaaaatgtgtttgtagtGAAATGTGATGAAAG AGGGAGAATGATTCCAGAAGAACTTGAGGCTTCTATTCTTGCAGCTGAAGAAAAG AACATGGTTCCGTTCTATGTGAATGCAACGGCTGGCACGACCGTGTATGGAGCTTTTGATCCCCTCAATGCCATTGCGGACATCTGTCAGAGACACACTTTATGGATGCATGTGGAT GCAGCATGGGGCGGATGCTTACTTTTGTCAGACAGACATAAGACGAAGCTACAGGGCATCGAAAG AGCGTGGTCAGTAACATGGAACCCTCACAAGATGATGGGTGTTCCCCTGCAGTGCTCAGCCATCCTGATCAAGAAGAAA GGCCTCTTACAAAAGTGCAATGAACTTGGGGCTCCATATCTCTTCCAGAAGGACAAATTTTATGATGTGAGCTATGATACTGGAGATAAGAGCATCCAGTGTGGCAGACATGTGGATGTCTTCAAACTTTGGCTCGTGTGGAAGGCAAAG GGTACTGAGGGCTTTGGAGCTCAGGTCAACAAGTGCTTGGGATATGCAAAGTATTTATATGATCTACTGCAAAGGAGGAAAGATTTTgaactagttttcaaaactAAA CCTGAGCACAGCAACGTGTGTTTCTGGTACATTCCTCCAAGTCTGAGAAGCATGCCACAAGGTTCTGACAGAGACAAGAGACTCCATCAG GTAGCTCCTCAGATTAAAGGAAGGCTGATGGAAAAGGGCTCTGTTATGATTGGTTATCAGCCTACAAGTACCAAAGTCAATTTCTTCAGATGCATCTTTGCCAACCCTGCTACACAGCACGAGGACATAGAATTCCTTGTGGAGGAGATAGCCCAACTGGGGCATGATTTGTAA
- the gad3 gene encoding glutamate decarboxylase 1 isoform X2, which yields MYKHPEDSLRENKDTVTDFSDIYCKDLLPTSGGEGMTREFLQEIVNLLINYICKSYHQNSKVLDFHHPHQLKEGLEGFSLDLPEKPDTLEQILVDCHDTLKYGVNTGHPRFFNQLFAGLDVIGIAGEWLTSIANTNMFTYEVSPVFTLMEEVLLKKMYSIVRWSNEEGDGIFSPGGTISNLYSILVARFYFYPEVKTRGMGALPHLALFTSEHSHYSIKKSAAVLGLGIENVFVVKCDERGRMIPEELEASILAAEEKNMVPFYVNATAGTTVYGAFDPLNAIADICQRHTLWMHVDAAWGGCLLLSDRHKTKLQGIERAWSVTWNPHKMMGVPLQCSAILIKKKGLLQKCNELGAPYLFQKDKFYDVSYDTGDKSIQCGRHVDVFKLWLVWKAKGTEGFGAQVNKCLGYAKYLYDLLQRRKDFELVFKTKPEHSNVCFWYIPPSLRSMPQGSDRDKRLHQVAPQIKGRLMEKGSVMIGYQPTSTKVNFFRCIFANPATQHEDIEFLVEEIAQLGHDL from the exons ATGTACAAACACCCTGAGGACTCACTcagagaaaacaaagacacTGTGACTGATTTCAGTGACATTTACTGCAAAG ATCTTTTGCCGACTTCAGGGGGAGAAGGGATGACAAGGGAATTTCTGCAGGAAATTGTGAACTTATTaataaattacatttgcaAGTCCTATCACCAAAATTCCAAG GTTTTGGACTTTCACCACCCTCACCAACTCAAAGAAGGACTGGAAGGCTTTAGTCTAGACCTGCCTGAAAAACCAGACACTCTTGAGCAAATATTAGTGGATTGTCACGACACGCTGAAATATGGTGTCAATACAG GCCACCCTCGTTTCTTCAATCAACTGTTCGCAGGTCTGGATGTGATTGGTATTGCTGGTGAATGGTTGACAAGTATAGCCAACACAAACAT GTTTACATATGAGGTGTCTCCAGTCTTCACCCTAATGGAGGAAGTTCTACTGAAGAAGATGTATAGCATTGTAAGATGGTCTAATGAGGAGGGAGATGGGATCTTCTCACCAG GAGGAACAATCTCCAACCTGTACAGTATACTGGTGGCAAGATTTTACTTCTACCCAGAAGTGAAGACAAGAGGAATGGGAGCTCTGCCTCACTTGGCTCTCTTCACTTCCGAACAT AGCCACTATTCAATCAAGAAGTCTGCTGCAGTACTGGGACTGggcattgaaaatgtgtttgtagtGAAATGTGATGAAAG AGGGAGAATGATTCCAGAAGAACTTGAGGCTTCTATTCTTGCAGCTGAAGAAAAG AACATGGTTCCGTTCTATGTGAATGCAACGGCTGGCACGACCGTGTATGGAGCTTTTGATCCCCTCAATGCCATTGCGGACATCTGTCAGAGACACACTTTATGGATGCATGTGGAT GCAGCATGGGGCGGATGCTTACTTTTGTCAGACAGACATAAGACGAAGCTACAGGGCATCGAAAG AGCGTGGTCAGTAACATGGAACCCTCACAAGATGATGGGTGTTCCCCTGCAGTGCTCAGCCATCCTGATCAAGAAGAAA GGCCTCTTACAAAAGTGCAATGAACTTGGGGCTCCATATCTCTTCCAGAAGGACAAATTTTATGATGTGAGCTATGATACTGGAGATAAGAGCATCCAGTGTGGCAGACATGTGGATGTCTTCAAACTTTGGCTCGTGTGGAAGGCAAAG GGTACTGAGGGCTTTGGAGCTCAGGTCAACAAGTGCTTGGGATATGCAAAGTATTTATATGATCTACTGCAAAGGAGGAAAGATTTTgaactagttttcaaaactAAA CCTGAGCACAGCAACGTGTGTTTCTGGTACATTCCTCCAAGTCTGAGAAGCATGCCACAAGGTTCTGACAGAGACAAGAGACTCCATCAG GTAGCTCCTCAGATTAAAGGAAGGCTGATGGAAAAGGGCTCTGTTATGATTGGTTATCAGCCTACAAGTACCAAAGTCAATTTCTTCAGATGCATCTTTGCCAACCCTGCTACACAGCACGAGGACATAGAATTCCTTGTGGAGGAGATAGCCCAACTGGGGCATGATTTGTAA
- the gad3 gene encoding glutamate decarboxylase 1 isoform X3: MVPFYVNATAGTTVYGAFDPLNAIADICQRHTLWMHVDAAWGGCLLLSDRHKTKLQGIERAWSVTWNPHKMMGVPLQCSAILIKKKGLLQKCNELGAPYLFQKDKFYDVSYDTGDKSIQCGRHVDVFKLWLVWKAKGTEGFGAQVNKCLGYAKYLYDLLQRRKDFELVFKTKPEHSNVCFWYIPPSLRSMPQGSDRDKRLHQVAPQIKGRLMEKGSVMIGYQPTSTKVNFFRCIFANPATQHEDIEFLVEEIAQLGHDL; this comes from the exons ATGGTTCCGTTCTATGTGAATGCAACGGCTGGCACGACCGTGTATGGAGCTTTTGATCCCCTCAATGCCATTGCGGACATCTGTCAGAGACACACTTTATGGATGCATGTGGAT GCAGCATGGGGCGGATGCTTACTTTTGTCAGACAGACATAAGACGAAGCTACAGGGCATCGAAAG AGCGTGGTCAGTAACATGGAACCCTCACAAGATGATGGGTGTTCCCCTGCAGTGCTCAGCCATCCTGATCAAGAAGAAA GGCCTCTTACAAAAGTGCAATGAACTTGGGGCTCCATATCTCTTCCAGAAGGACAAATTTTATGATGTGAGCTATGATACTGGAGATAAGAGCATCCAGTGTGGCAGACATGTGGATGTCTTCAAACTTTGGCTCGTGTGGAAGGCAAAG GGTACTGAGGGCTTTGGAGCTCAGGTCAACAAGTGCTTGGGATATGCAAAGTATTTATATGATCTACTGCAAAGGAGGAAAGATTTTgaactagttttcaaaactAAA CCTGAGCACAGCAACGTGTGTTTCTGGTACATTCCTCCAAGTCTGAGAAGCATGCCACAAGGTTCTGACAGAGACAAGAGACTCCATCAG GTAGCTCCTCAGATTAAAGGAAGGCTGATGGAAAAGGGCTCTGTTATGATTGGTTATCAGCCTACAAGTACCAAAGTCAATTTCTTCAGATGCATCTTTGCCAACCCTGCTACACAGCACGAGGACATAGAATTCCTTGTGGAGGAGATAGCCCAACTGGGGCATGATTTGTAA